One Bacteroidota bacterium genomic region harbors:
- a CDS encoding AMP nucleosidase, protein MKTKDEIVKNWLPRYTGAKLESFGEYILLTNFSNYVDLFAKWNKVKIIGAGRPMQCATANNISIINFGMGSPTAATVMDLLSAITPKAALFLGKCGGLKRRNKLGDLILPIAAIRGEGTSNDYFPPEVPALPAFALQKAVSTTIRDYEVDYWTGTVYTTNRRVWEHDEVFKEYLQKIRAYAIDMETATIFTVGFYNKIPTGALLLVSDQPMIPEGVKTEASDTKVTAKFVQTHLKIGIDSLKQLMNDGMTVRHLKF, encoded by the coding sequence ATGAAAACAAAAGATGAAATAGTAAAGAACTGGCTGCCCCGTTATACCGGTGCAAAGCTCGAAAGTTTTGGTGAGTATATATTGCTTACCAATTTCAGCAATTATGTTGACCTGTTTGCGAAATGGAATAAAGTGAAAATAATTGGTGCCGGCAGACCGATGCAATGTGCAACAGCGAATAATATTTCCATTATCAATTTCGGTATGGGTAGCCCTACTGCAGCAACGGTAATGGACCTCCTTTCTGCCATTACTCCAAAAGCCGCTTTGTTTCTTGGCAAATGCGGTGGATTAAAAAGAAGAAACAAGCTCGGTGACCTGATACTTCCTATTGCTGCAATACGAGGCGAAGGTACCAGCAATGATTATTTTCCTCCGGAAGTACCGGCGCTGCCAGCATTCGCATTACAAAAAGCTGTTTCCACAACCATTCGTGATTACGAAGTTGATTACTGGACGGGCACGGTGTACACAACTAACCGTCGTGTATGGGAACATGATGAGGTCTTCAAAGAGTATTTACAAAAAATAAGGGCTTATGCAATTGATATGGAAACTGCAACCATATTTACTGTCGGTTTTTATAATAAAATACCAACGGGTGCATTGCTGCTTGTAAGTGACCAACCTATGATACCCGAAGGTGTGAAAACAGAAGCCAGTGATACAAAGGTGACAGCAAAATTTGTTCAGACACATTTAAAGATTGGCATCGACTCATTGAAACAATTGATGAATGATGGAATGACTGTAAGACATTTGAAGTTTTGA
- a CDS encoding FAD:protein FMN transferase, whose protein sequence is MPENETLIFETGVHRQVLKLMGNRFEITVVAEEKEWAEQMIEKAVNEIRRIERLLTTFSEDSQTNLINRNAGIKPVEVDSEMFDIIQRSKRISDITQGAFDITYGSVDKSLWNFDKTLTSLPSPEIAKQSVHLINYKNVLLDENNCTVFLKEKGMRIGFGGIGKGYAAERAKMILVENGVESGIVNAAGDLTAWGNQPDGKQWTIGIADPDNRHHPFSSLSISGMSVATSGNYEKFAIIDGKRYSHTIDPKTGLPVTGIKSVTIICPNAEIADAMATPVMIMGVRVGLDLINQLKNLACIIVDDNNNLHTSKNINLK, encoded by the coding sequence ATGCCCGAAAATGAAACGCTGATCTTTGAGACAGGTGTTCATCGTCAGGTTTTAAAACTGATGGGCAATCGGTTTGAAATTACAGTAGTAGCTGAAGAGAAGGAATGGGCAGAGCAAATGATTGAGAAGGCAGTCAACGAGATCAGGCGGATTGAAAGACTGCTTACCACATTTAGTGAAGATAGTCAGACCAATCTCATTAACCGTAATGCAGGCATAAAACCAGTTGAAGTTGATAGTGAGATGTTTGATATAATCCAGCGATCAAAAAGAATTTCCGATATAACACAAGGTGCATTTGATATTACCTACGGGTCTGTAGATAAAAGTTTATGGAACTTTGATAAAACTTTGACATCGCTGCCATCACCTGAAATTGCAAAACAATCAGTTCACCTTATCAATTATAAAAATGTACTGTTGGATGAAAACAACTGCACTGTTTTCTTAAAGGAAAAAGGAATGCGGATTGGTTTTGGTGGAATCGGGAAAGGATATGCTGCAGAAAGAGCAAAAATGATCCTGGTTGAAAATGGAGTGGAAAGCGGAATCGTCAATGCAGCCGGTGATCTTACAGCATGGGGCAATCAACCGGATGGCAAACAATGGACCATTGGTATTGCCGATCCCGATAACCGTCATCATCCGTTTTCTTCTTTATCTATTTCAGGTATGTCGGTCGCTACTTCCGGCAATTATGAAAAGTTTGCAATAATTGATGGCAAAAGATACTCGCATACCATCGATCCTAAAACAGGATTGCCTGTTACTGGAATTAAAAGCGTAACCATTATTTGTCCTAATGCAGAGATTGCAGATGCTATGGCCACACCAGTGATGATAATGGGAGTAAGGGTAGGCCTAGACCTGATTAACCAGCTAAAGAACCTTGCTTGTATCATCGTTGATGATAACAATAATCTACACACATCGAAAAACATCAATCTAAAATGA
- a CDS encoding thioredoxin family protein has translation MRLFSISLIALYIVLSPGWETDFESAKQKASEQHKYILLNFSGSDWCGPCIRMHKEIFESDVFKTYADANLVLLNADFPRLKKNQLSKEQQKKNDLLADKYNTKGSFPLTVLLAGDGSVIYSWDGMPDKTPDQFVKQLKEIIDARK, from the coding sequence ATGCGGTTATTTTCAATCTCATTGATAGCTCTATATATTGTTTTATCCCCCGGTTGGGAAACTGATTTTGAGTCAGCAAAGCAAAAAGCTAGCGAACAGCATAAATATATTCTCCTGAATTTTTCCGGCTCCGACTGGTGCGGTCCTTGTATCCGGATGCACAAAGAAATTTTTGAAAGCGACGTTTTTAAAACCTATGCAGATGCTAATCTTGTTCTGCTGAATGCAGATTTCCCCCGTTTAAAAAAGAACCAACTTTCCAAAGAGCAGCAAAAGAAAAACGACTTGCTGGCGGATAAGTATAATACTAAAGGAAGTTTTCCTTTAACCGTTTTGCTGGCAGGTGATGGATCTGTTATATATTCATGGGATGGTATGCCAGATAAAACCCCGGATCAATTCGTTAAACAGCTAAAAGAAATCATTGATGCCCGAAAATGA
- a CDS encoding DUF3570 domain-containing protein, giving the protein MKKFCLSIVGVFLILFSGFAQNTPKDSSQYKPKKLTFEEANFVSSYYNQTGNNSAVTGGIGTEKLSDLSGSVDVKFFKYDRKLRKNNFDFEIGIDHYTSASSDKINPASISSASHSDTRIYPSLNWTRENETKGTTIGAGISASSEFDYKSLGLNLNFAKKTADKNGEFSARLQGYLDNLKIILPVELRPPADQNDDIDENSYPTEKRNSFSGSFSYSQIINQRLQIMFIADLIYQQGYLGLPFHRVYFDNNVVKVENLPDTRLKIPLGFRANYFIGDKVIIRSFYRYYKDDWGLSAHTIDLETPIKITPFFSITPFYRYYNQTAVDYFQPYHTHKAADQYYTSNYDLSKFSSNFFGAGFRVAPPNGVFGSKHVNMLELRYGRYSRSNGLQSNAISLHLKFK; this is encoded by the coding sequence ATGAAGAAATTTTGTTTATCTATTGTCGGTGTATTTCTGATACTATTCTCAGGCTTTGCTCAAAACACACCGAAAGATTCTTCGCAGTATAAACCCAAGAAACTGACATTTGAAGAAGCGAATTTTGTCTCCAGCTATTATAATCAAACAGGAAATAATTCTGCTGTCACAGGTGGCATTGGCACCGAAAAGCTTTCCGATCTGTCGGGTTCAGTTGATGTGAAGTTTTTTAAATACGATCGTAAACTGCGTAAAAATAACTTTGATTTTGAGATCGGCATTGATCACTATACTTCAGCATCTTCCGATAAGATCAATCCTGCATCTATTTCTTCAGCTTCACATTCTGATACACGGATTTATCCTTCATTGAATTGGACAAGGGAGAATGAAACTAAAGGAACAACGATTGGAGCCGGTATTTCAGCATCTTCCGAGTTTGACTATAAATCACTAGGATTGAATTTGAATTTTGCAAAAAAGACGGCCGATAAGAATGGCGAATTTTCTGCCAGACTACAGGGCTATCTTGATAATTTAAAAATCATTTTACCGGTTGAGTTAAGGCCTCCGGCCGATCAGAATGATGACATAGATGAAAATAGTTACCCAACGGAAAAAAGAAATTCATTCAGCGGGTCGTTCTCATATTCGCAGATCATAAACCAGCGATTGCAGATCATGTTCATAGCAGACCTGATCTATCAACAAGGATATTTAGGTCTTCCTTTTCATCGAGTGTATTTCGATAACAATGTGGTGAAAGTTGAAAATCTTCCGGACACACGTTTGAAAATTCCGTTGGGTTTCAGGGCTAATTATTTTATTGGAGACAAAGTGATCATCCGGAGTTTTTACCGCTATTATAAAGATGACTGGGGATTGTCAGCGCATACTATTGACCTGGAGACACCGATTAAGATCACTCCCTTCTTTTCAATTACTCCTTTTTACAGGTATTATAACCAGACTGCTGTTGATTATTTCCAGCCATATCATACTCATAAAGCAGCCGATCAGTATTACACAAGCAATTATGATCTGTCCAAATTCAGCAGCAATTTCTTTGGTGCAGGTTTCAGGGTAGCACCGCCAAACGGTGTGTTTGGTAGCAAACATGTCAATATGCTTGAGCTAAGGTACGGTCGCTATAGCAGGAGTAATGGCTTGCAGTCAAATGCTATTTCATTGCATTTAAAGTTCAAATAG
- the tnpA gene encoding IS200/IS605 family transposase, with translation MAGTFSQLYVQYVFAVKGRENLIRPEFETELYKYIAGIIKGKEQKPLAVNGMPDHIHILAGIKPVMRISDLVRDIKNNSTNFINEKGWLKKKFSWQEGYGVFSYSESNYGKVIDYIRDQKKKHEIRTFRQEYLLLLKKFNISFDEKYLFEFYD, from the coding sequence ATGGCTGGAACCTTTTCACAGCTTTATGTACAATATGTATTTGCAGTTAAAGGCAGGGAAAACCTTATTCGCCCCGAGTTTGAAACTGAGCTTTACAAGTATATCGCAGGCATCATAAAAGGTAAAGAACAGAAACCATTGGCAGTAAATGGCATGCCAGATCATATTCATATATTGGCAGGAATAAAACCGGTGATGCGCATTTCCGATTTAGTTCGTGATATAAAAAATAATTCAACCAATTTCATAAATGAGAAGGGTTGGCTAAAAAAGAAATTTTCCTGGCAGGAAGGTTATGGTGTATTCTCTTATTCTGAATCCAACTATGGGAAAGTAATCGATTATATCCGTGACCAGAAAAAGAAACATGAAATCAGAACATTCAGGCAGGAGTATTTATTGTTACTAAAGAAGTTCAACATTTCGTTTGATGAGAAATATTTGTTTGAGTTTTATGATTAA
- a CDS encoding TraB/GumN family protein: MKKLIVFVSAVIISLSTLAQKKPKPGKYPSLLWEITGKGLKKPSYLFGTMHVSSKIAFHLSDSFYLGIKNADVVALETNPESWQEDMDKYEMESGQGYQTAASRFGNYIGVPDDFLTISTLKFYKYDTKIENALSSNPSVINSLLYRTYGDDEADFEEDTYLDMYIYQCGKRWGKKVTGVEHYEESMRLMMEAYKDAGKDKTPQKERSDDYDSDYSPGKLQEAYRNGNLDQLDSINKLSSYSAAFDEKFLYRRNEIQADGIDSIIRSGATLFVGVGAAHLPGERGVIEILRKRGYKLRAIKIQERDSKHKEIVEKLRVPVTFKTEVSEDGFFKVDIPGKFHKADIGESVDLRQYADMANGSYYMVTRLMTNAWLWNHSSDEAFRRVDSLLYENIPGKIISKTPIVKNGYKGFEIINRTRRGDMQHYQIFVTPFEILFFKISGSGDYVKNGTEAQKFFNSIHLKEYKNGGIKYSPPYGGFKVELPHEPYIGNDGSWIYDAEDKTSGTHYRIIRTDISNYSFVEEDSFDLSLMEESFGSSEFIARTLSRKFVNHKGYPALECKFKDKDSSLFITRFIIRGPHYYTLVAHGKNETPKMQSFINSFELLPYNYNAAKERVDTSLYFKVKSPVYPEDKKIKLDNMGNGGWFRNYDDEGEADESEKGKLESGVYRNKMIQNDTTGEKIYVTFFRNSKYAYYSDSIWLELDNKGLTDFDSSWIIRYKNKTELPNKMKVWEVQVSDSGSSRMLWGKSFYKDGVGFSIVTQTDTLSKPSAFIKTFFETFTPADTLKGLNPFEKKTKIFFDDMFSSDSVVVKRAYRNLSSMDFDSADLPQLKKAISRMNWDMKKYLDSKKELIEKIGEIKNTVATDYLKELYYAAGDTVELQYTILEAILQHKTDHAYKMFRDIVTADPPVLNVGDNNYSYDITNYSVYSGGRTGRSSGMSFSYFNGKFFDELTDTLELTRTILPDLLPLINLDDYEKPMMDLLGQMVDSNLVKPKDYEIYFSKFLVEAKQLLKKQAIAEKKRLIEKEENKKEAKEDYGYRTNADAGFGNAELETYAKLLLPFAETNSSVKPVLDQMLNSNDKKLKYHTLLLLIEHKKNYPDTMISYFAKQDEYRYDLYDELKKMKRLDLFPDSFNTHISLGKSRILLENSYGKPDSVLYLDRLPVEYKGKKGFVYFFKVKPKKDDGFWKIATVGLVPEDPQKFEFETDKLEWPYFPTISNIYSRLPSYNSYNFTRITDTKIKEDEPLQGQLSKILKKLLYSKRKSAKKFYNDEDEEGLGRNRNYEND, encoded by the coding sequence ATGAAAAAACTAATTGTTTTCGTTTCTGCGGTTATCATTTCCTTATCTACTTTGGCACAAAAAAAACCTAAACCAGGAAAATATCCCAGCTTGCTTTGGGAAATTACCGGTAAAGGATTGAAAAAGCCATCTTATCTATTCGGCACAATGCATGTAAGCAGCAAGATCGCATTTCATCTGTCCGATTCTTTTTATCTCGGTATAAAAAATGCAGATGTTGTAGCACTTGAAACAAACCCTGAAAGTTGGCAGGAGGATATGGATAAATATGAAATGGAAAGTGGCCAGGGTTATCAGACAGCTGCTTCCCGGTTTGGCAATTATATAGGAGTGCCTGATGATTTTCTTACCATTAGTACACTGAAGTTTTATAAGTATGATACAAAAATTGAAAATGCATTATCAAGTAACCCATCCGTAATTAATAGTCTTCTTTACCGTACTTACGGTGATGATGAAGCTGATTTTGAGGAAGACACTTACCTTGATATGTATATTTATCAATGCGGAAAACGTTGGGGTAAAAAAGTGACAGGTGTAGAACACTATGAAGAAAGTATGCGGCTGATGATGGAAGCTTACAAAGATGCAGGAAAGGATAAGACACCGCAAAAAGAAAGAAGCGATGATTATGATAGCGATTATAGTCCCGGGAAATTGCAGGAGGCTTATCGTAACGGGAATCTTGATCAACTGGATTCAATCAATAAACTGAGCAGTTATTCAGCTGCATTTGATGAGAAATTTTTGTACCGCAGAAACGAGATACAGGCAGATGGTATCGACTCCATTATTAGATCCGGAGCAACACTTTTTGTGGGTGTTGGAGCCGCACACCTGCCGGGTGAAAGAGGCGTGATTGAAATACTAAGAAAGAGAGGATATAAGCTCCGTGCTATTAAAATACAGGAACGTGACAGCAAGCATAAAGAAATTGTTGAAAAGCTTCGTGTGCCGGTTACATTCAAAACTGAAGTTTCAGAAGATGGATTTTTTAAAGTAGATATTCCTGGAAAATTTCATAAAGCAGATATTGGCGAGTCTGTTGATCTGCGCCAGTATGCAGATATGGCAAACGGAAGTTATTATATGGTGACAAGGCTAATGACTAACGCATGGCTTTGGAACCATTCATCGGATGAAGCTTTTCGAAGAGTGGATAGTTTGCTATATGAGAATATACCGGGGAAAATTATTTCAAAAACTCCGATCGTAAAAAATGGCTACAAAGGTTTTGAGATTATCAATCGTACACGCAGGGGAGACATGCAGCATTACCAGATTTTTGTAACACCTTTTGAGATCTTATTTTTCAAAATAAGTGGTTCAGGGGATTATGTAAAGAATGGAACAGAAGCGCAGAAATTTTTTAACAGCATCCATTTAAAAGAATATAAAAACGGGGGTATAAAATATTCCCCGCCTTACGGTGGATTTAAAGTCGAGTTGCCACATGAGCCTTATATAGGTAACGATGGAAGTTGGATCTATGATGCAGAGGATAAAACGTCGGGTACGCATTACCGTATCATCCGTACTGATATCAGCAATTATAGTTTTGTAGAAGAAGACAGTTTTGATCTTTCCTTGATGGAAGAAAGTTTTGGGTCATCAGAATTCATCGCAAGAACTTTATCAAGAAAATTTGTAAACCATAAAGGTTATCCGGCACTTGAATGTAAGTTTAAAGACAAGGACAGTTCATTATTCATTACCCGATTTATCATCCGCGGTCCGCATTATTACACACTCGTGGCACATGGTAAAAATGAGACACCGAAAATGCAATCCTTTATCAATTCATTCGAACTATTGCCTTATAATTATAATGCAGCTAAAGAAAGAGTTGATACCTCATTGTATTTCAAAGTAAAGTCACCTGTTTACCCTGAGGATAAAAAAATTAAGCTGGATAATATGGGTAATGGCGGATGGTTCCGCAATTACGACGATGAAGGTGAGGCAGATGAATCGGAAAAAGGTAAACTGGAATCAGGAGTTTATAGGAACAAAATGATTCAAAATGACACCACAGGCGAAAAGATATATGTTACTTTTTTTAGAAATTCAAAATACGCATACTATAGTGATTCGATCTGGCTGGAGTTAGATAACAAGGGGCTGACCGATTTTGACAGCAGTTGGATCATCCGCTATAAAAATAAAACTGAGTTACCAAATAAAATGAAAGTTTGGGAAGTACAGGTATCTGATTCGGGAAGCAGCCGTATGCTCTGGGGCAAATCATTTTATAAGGATGGAGTTGGGTTTTCAATCGTTACACAAACGGATACACTGAGTAAACCCAGTGCTTTTATTAAAACTTTCTTTGAAACATTTACACCGGCAGATACATTAAAAGGACTCAATCCGTTTGAAAAGAAAACTAAGATCTTTTTTGATGATATGTTCAGCAGTGACAGTGTAGTGGTTAAAAGAGCTTACAGGAATCTTTCATCTATGGATTTTGATTCTGCCGATCTGCCGCAACTTAAAAAAGCTATATCCCGGATGAACTGGGATATGAAAAAATACCTGGACAGTAAAAAAGAGCTGATTGAAAAAATTGGCGAAATAAAAAATACGGTAGCAACAGATTACCTGAAAGAACTGTACTATGCAGCAGGTGATACGGTGGAATTACAGTATACCATATTGGAGGCTATACTTCAACACAAGACAGATCATGCATATAAAATGTTCAGGGATATCGTAACAGCCGATCCGCCTGTATTGAACGTAGGTGATAATAACTATAGCTATGATATTACCAATTATAGTGTGTATTCAGGCGGCAGGACGGGACGTAGCAGTGGCATGTCTTTCAGTTATTTTAATGGTAAGTTCTTTGATGAGTTAACCGATACACTGGAGCTTACACGTACTATTTTACCTGACCTGTTACCATTGATCAACCTTGATGATTATGAAAAGCCAATGATGGACCTGCTGGGGCAAATGGTGGACAGTAACCTGGTGAAGCCTAAGGATTATGAAATTTACTTCAGCAAATTCCTGGTCGAGGCAAAACAGTTATTAAAAAAGCAAGCTATTGCTGAAAAGAAACGTTTGATTGAGAAAGAAGAAAACAAAAAAGAAGCTAAGGAGGATTATGGTTATCGAACAAATGCGGATGCAGGTTTTGGTAATGCGGAACTTGAAACTTATGCAAAGCTGTTGTTGCCATTTGCAGAAACAAATAGTTCAGTAAAACCGGTACTTGACCAAATGTTGAATTCAAATGATAAGAAACTGAAGTATCATACTTTGTTGCTTTTAATTGAGCATAAGAAAAACTACCCGGATACGATGATCAGTTATTTTGCCAAGCAAGATGAATATCGTTATGATCTCTATGATGAATTAAAGAAAATGAAACGACTGGATCTTTTCCCTGATTCGTTCAATACGCATATTTCATTGGGAAAAAGCCGAATATTACTCGAAAACTCATATGGCAAGCCAGATTCTGTTTTATACCTTGATCGTTTACCGGTAGAATACAAGGGCAAAAAAGGCTTTGTTTATTTCTTCAAAGTAAAACCTAAGAAAGATGATGGTTTCTGGAAAATAGCGACAGTAGGCCTTGTACCAGAAGATCCCCAAAAATTCGAGTTTGAAACTGATAAGTTGGAGTGGCCATATTTTCCTACAATTTCGAATATCTATTCAAGATTGCCATCGTATAACAGTTATAATTTTACCCGGATAACTGACACTAAAATAAAAGAGGATGAACCCTTGCAGGGACAGTTAAGCAAGATCCTGAAGAAGTTGCTCTACTCAAAAAGAAAAAGTGCCAAAAAATTTTACAATGATGAGGATGAAGAAGGGTTAGGAAGAAACCGGAACTATGAGAATGATTAA
- the queA gene encoding tRNA preQ1(34) S-adenosylmethionine ribosyltransferase-isomerase QueA, producing MKLSQFRFDLPLNLIAQTPTKRREDARMMVVHRHTGQMENKHFRDILDYFDDKDAFVVNNTKVFPARMYGRKEKTGAKIEVFLLRELNKPNRLWDVIVDPARKIRVGNKLYFGEQEELVAEVIDNTTSRGRTIRFLWESSEEEFRAQLEKLGETPLPKYIKRKPDEEDKERYQTVYAKHEGAVAAPTAGLHFSRELIKRLEIKGIRFAEVTLHTGLGTFRPIEVEDLSKHKMDAEYYRIDDTACKIVNRAREYGHRICSVGTTTMRCLESSFTAQKLLKPSEGWTNMFIHPPYEFNIADSLITNFHLPKTSLLIMTCAFAGYELTMEAYKKAIKDKYRFFSYGDALVII from the coding sequence ATGAAGTTATCACAGTTCCGTTTCGACCTCCCTTTGAACCTTATCGCCCAAACCCCCACCAAAAGACGTGAAGATGCCCGTATGATGGTTGTACACAGGCATACAGGCCAGATGGAGAATAAGCATTTCCGCGACATCCTTGATTATTTTGATGATAAGGATGCATTTGTGGTAAACAACACTAAGGTATTTCCGGCAAGAATGTATGGCCGTAAGGAAAAGACCGGTGCCAAGATCGAAGTATTCTTGTTGCGTGAATTAAATAAGCCTAACCGCCTTTGGGATGTTATTGTTGACCCGGCCCGTAAGATCCGTGTGGGTAACAAGCTCTATTTTGGCGAACAGGAAGAACTGGTGGCAGAAGTTATTGACAATACTACGAGCCGCGGCCGTACTATCCGTTTTCTCTGGGAAAGCAGTGAGGAAGAGTTCCGTGCACAATTGGAAAAACTAGGGGAAACTCCTTTACCAAAATATATCAAGCGTAAACCTGATGAAGAAGATAAAGAACGTTATCAAACTGTTTATGCAAAACACGAAGGAGCTGTAGCAGCACCAACTGCAGGTTTGCATTTCAGTCGTGAATTAATCAAACGCCTGGAGATAAAAGGTATTCGTTTCGCGGAAGTAACACTGCATACCGGCCTCGGCACTTTCCGCCCGATAGAGGTGGAAGACCTGAGCAAGCATAAAATGGATGCAGAATATTACCGCATTGATGACACGGCTTGCAAAATTGTAAATCGTGCAAGAGAATATGGCCACCGTATCTGTTCTGTTGGTACTACAACGATGCGTTGTCTTGAATCTTCTTTTACCGCTCAAAAATTATTGAAGCCATCAGAAGGTTGGACGAATATGTTTATTCATCCGCCGTATGAATTTAATATTGCAGACTCACTGATCACCAATTTCCATTTACCAAAAACAAGCTTGCTGATCATGACTTGTGCTTTTGCCGGTTATGAACTCACAATGGAGGCTTATAAAAAAGCAATTAAAGACAAGTATCGTTTTTTCAGTTATGGAGATGCGTTGGTGATAATTTAA
- a CDS encoding ABC transporter ATP-binding protein: MTPLLQIKNLSVDFIAENETTHAVKNISFEVNKNEIVALVGESGSGKSVTSLSILQLLPIPPAKYSSGEILFSETETKNLLQLSKKDLQKIRGDKISMIFQEPMTSLNPVLTCGNQVMEALLQHRKISATEAKQKTIEWFSKVKLPSPGSIFNRYPHQLSGGQKQRVMIAMALCCEPALLICDEPTTALDVTVQRTILELIKELQQQTGMGVIFITHDLGVVAEIADRAVIMYKGEIVEQNSVKEIFTNAVHPYTKGLIACRPVLHKKGERLPVVSDFLDEKNTTGRITNKEQGISNIETKYPNTLISQSQNKILLQVQNLSVYFPSKKTFLGKTLEYVKAVDDVSFEVYKGETLGLVGESGCGKTTLGRTLLRLIEPTSGKIIFNQQELTTIPSTDLKNVRKEMQIVFQDPYSSLNPRISIGSAITEPMKVHSILKTDKERKDKAVELLESVNLDARFFNRYPHEFSGGQRQRIVIARALALNPSFIVCDESVSALDVSVQAQVLNLLNDLKSKFDYTIIFISHDLSIVRYMSDRILVMYKGKIEESGTAEAVYTNPQSDYTRRLVESVPKGIVA, encoded by the coding sequence ATGACCCCATTACTTCAAATAAAAAACCTCTCTGTTGATTTCATTGCAGAAAATGAAACGACACATGCTGTTAAAAATATTTCATTTGAAGTAAACAAAAATGAGATCGTGGCGCTGGTTGGCGAATCAGGCTCAGGAAAATCAGTCACCTCGCTTTCTATTCTTCAATTATTGCCAATTCCGCCGGCAAAATACAGTTCAGGTGAAATTTTGTTTAGTGAAACTGAAACAAAAAACCTTTTACAACTCAGCAAAAAAGATCTGCAAAAAATCCGTGGCGATAAGATCTCGATGATCTTCCAGGAACCGATGACATCATTGAACCCGGTACTCACCTGCGGCAACCAGGTAATGGAAGCTTTGCTACAACACAGAAAAATTTCAGCAACAGAAGCAAAGCAAAAAACAATTGAATGGTTCAGCAAAGTAAAACTGCCTTCACCAGGATCTATCTTTAATCGTTATCCGCATCAGCTTAGTGGCGGGCAAAAACAAAGGGTAATGATAGCAATGGCCCTTTGCTGCGAACCTGCCCTATTGATATGTGATGAGCCAACCACTGCATTGGATGTAACTGTACAAAGAACCATTCTTGAATTAATAAAAGAACTGCAACAGCAAACAGGAATGGGAGTAATTTTTATTACTCATGATTTGGGTGTCGTAGCCGAAATAGCCGACCGTGCTGTAATCATGTACAAAGGAGAAATTGTTGAACAGAATTCTGTAAAAGAAATTTTCACGAATGCTGTACATCCTTATACAAAGGGATTAATTGCCTGCAGACCGGTTTTGCATAAAAAAGGAGAACGGCTACCTGTAGTGAGTGATTTCCTGGATGAAAAGAATACTACTGGAAGAATAACGAACAAGGAACAAGGAATTTCGAATATAGAAACCAAATATCCCAATACCCTAATATCCCAATCACAAAACAAAATACTTCTGCAAGTACAGAACCTTTCCGTTTACTTCCCTTCTAAAAAAACTTTTCTTGGAAAAACACTTGAATATGTAAAAGCAGTTGATGATGTGAGTTTCGAAGTGTACAAAGGAGAAACCCTGGGTCTTGTAGGAGAAAGCGGTTGTGGAAAAACAACATTAGGCAGAACATTGCTACGTTTAATAGAACCTACTTCAGGCAAAATAATTTTCAACCAGCAGGAGCTTACAACTATTCCATCAACTGATTTAAAGAATGTACGCAAAGAAATGCAGATCGTTTTCCAGGATCCTTATTCTTCGCTTAATCCACGCATTTCAATTGGCTCAGCGATCACAGAGCCTATGAAAGTTCATTCGATACTTAAAACTGACAAAGAAAGAAAGGATAAAGCTGTTGAGTTGCTTGAAAGTGTAAATCTCGATGCAAGGTTTTTCAATCGTTACCCGCATGAATTCAGCGGTGGGCAACGACAACGGATCGTAATAGCAAGAGCTTTAGCTCTCAATCCATCTTTTATTGTTTGTGATGAATCTGTTTCTGCATTAGATGTATCTGTACAGGCCCAAGTATTGAACTTGCTAAATGATTTGAAAAGCAAATTTGACTATACTATCATTTTTATTTCACATGATCTTTCCATTGTACGCTATATGAGTGATCGTATACTGGTGATGTACAAAGGAAAGATCGAAGAAAGCGGAACTGCTGAAGCTGTTTATACAAATCCACAATCCGATTATACCCGCCGCCTGGTTGAATCAGTGCCAAAAGGAATTGTGGCATAA
- a CDS encoding DUF4266 domain-containing protein, whose protein sequence is MQATAAVTAALVLASCSSVKEYQKNRLNDSEMVLGSRKIQKTETSFQSYREGASGANGGKTGGGCGCN, encoded by the coding sequence ATGCAGGCCACGGCTGCAGTAACAGCAGCGTTGGTGCTTGCCTCCTGTTCTTCTGTTAAGGAGTACCAGAAGAACCGTCTAAATGATTCAGAAATGGTTTTGGGCAGCCGTAAAATTCAAAAAACGGAAACAAGTTTTCAGTCTTATCGTGAAGGCGCCTCTGGCGCAAATGGCGGAAAAACGGGTGGCGGTTGTGGTTGTAATTGA